Proteins found in one Malassezia vespertilionis chromosome 5, complete sequence genomic segment:
- a CDS encoding uncharacterized protein (EggNog:ENOG503PM0M), with the protein MIAAKCSPEQELPYEVLEEDNIIYIQNNGAEYRAYIMHALISDALRSLGNVPERKDKTKRALWGILGAIRTHETALRRCEQDDSVRRAKVEDANKGLDAARENTKRAALQVQLAKERERAFEKERDMLEREHVDFIGLKQGLQRLGDDMFPDTVLGLFPGLDALVFELKLQRATKNLLPSEINREKRARVPLKRAETHVRFCLDQLRKALQKGMDIGVPKNTLHHQQLFSGDMLTTVKAVTPLMLRTKASLGDFFTQIAIARGRQPMIYLPPRFQVLDLSLMPNQTHERIVNEMGLYNSLEASYGECQHCFQYTKAEICISFEREKALIEHQKHMDALIDEAEYDMRGAQNCVVEVLRAGQSVQAANDQLNKQFGNLIAKHKYEDEHAEEAAQEDANYEPIPNAIMPPDSAQGGDIPFAIYREVFKENLRPDTASVATSNTLVPGDANSDAASTWTGTTATPSLSISVNLMKATLNRLHALLAEVEQRTRWVDDEEDLPWHNLALGF; encoded by the exons ATGATCGCTGCAAAGTGCAGCCCCGAGCAAGAGCTGCCTTATGAGGTGTTGGAAGAGGATAACATTATATATATACAGAACAATGGTGCAGAA TACCGTGCGTACATCATGCACGCACTCATCTCAGATGCCCTTCGCTCGCTTGGGAACGTGCCAGAACGAAAGGATAAAACTAAACGCGCGCTTTGGGGTATATTAGGCGCGATTCGTACGCACGAGACTGCGCTCCGCAGGTGTGAACAGGACGA CTCCGTTCGGCGTGCTAAGGTAGAAGATGCAAATAAAGGtctggatgctgcgcgcgaaaatacgaagcgcgcagcgcttcaaGTCCAGCTtgcaaaagagcgcgaaCGGGCATtcgaaaaagagcgcgacATGCTTGAGCGTGAGCACGTCGATTTTATCGGACTTAAGCAGggtctgcagcgcttgggcgATGATATGTTTCCCGATACAGTGCTGGGACTTTTTCCTGGCCTGGATGCGCTGGTTTTCGAGCTGAAACTCCAGCGCGCAACAAAAAATCTACTCCCGAGTGAGATTAACCGGGAAAAACGTGCCCGAGTCCCGCtaaagcgcgccgaaacACACGTTCGCTTCTGTCTGGATCAATTGCGCAAAGCGCTACAGAAAGGAATGGATATTGGCGTCCCGAAGAATACCTTGCACCATCAACAATTGTTTTCTGGCGATATGCTCACCACCGTGAAAGCAGTTACGCCACTCATGCTTCGCACCAAAGCGTCCTTGGGTGACTTTTTCACCCAGATCGCTATTGCTCGAGGACGACAACCGATGATTTACCTGCCCCCCCGCTTCCAAGTCCTGGATTTGTCGCTCATGCCGAATCAGACCCACGAGCGAATCGTGAATGAAATGGGTTTATATAATTCGCTTGAGGCATCATACGGCGAATGCCAACACTGCTTCCAGTATACCAAGGCAGAAATTTGCATTTCCTTTGAGCGCGAAAAGGCGCTCATCGAGCACCAGAAGCATATGGACGCGCTCATTGACGAGGCGGAATACgacatgcgcggcgcacagaaCTGTGTAGTAGAAGTGCTCCGAGCAGGCCAAAGTGTTCAAGCCGCAAACGACCAACTGAACAAGCAGTTTGGAAATCTTATCGCAAAACACAAATACGAGGACGAGCATGCGGAAGAAGCGGCACAGGAAGACGCAAATTACGAACCAATCCCCAATGCTATAATGCCTCCAGACAGTGCACAGGGTGGAGATATACCGTTTGCTATATACAGGGAAGTGTTTAAGGAAAATTTGCGCCCTGATACCGCATCGGTGGCCACCAGCAATACGCTCGTGCCTGGCGACGCAAACAGCGACGCAGCGAGTACATGGACTGGCACAACAGCCACACCGAGCTTGAGCATTTCTGTGAATCTGATGAAAGCTACTTTAAATCGGCTCCATGCACTCCTTGCGGAGGtagagcagcgcacaagATGGgtcgacgacgaggaagatTTGCCGTGGCACAACCTCGCGCTGGGCTTCTAA
- the MEF1 gene encoding Elongation factor G, mitochondrial (COG:J; EggNog:ENOG503NV2U), translated as MGAVHTVHPAMLRRTPKLPSAVLRLGAQSLFFTSRPAPRSTIPARAVRCAVQTRLYATEAKSAAGNRTVEVSDADVNRLLHQRNVGISAHIDSGKTTLTERVLYYTGRIKDIHEVRGRDEVGAKMDSMDLEREKGITIQSAATYCDWKATPPTETSNMSGDAAADKDLIAIKEDFHINIIDTPGHVDFTIEVERALRVLDGAILVLCAVSGVQSQTITVDRQMRRYSVPRLSFVNKMDRAGANPWRVVDQIRQKLRMPAASVQVPIGAEDNFAGVIDLVRWKAVYNEGVKGNVVCETDEIPADLLALAKEKRTELIEQLSDADDEMAEIFIEEREPTIEELAKAIRRATIACRFSPVFLGTAIKNKGVQAMLDGACAYLPNPMERPAIANDTQLAKKIAQQATEEGKESNDVVNSAKLGSEVQLVPASDAPLVGLAFKLEESRFGQLTYMRLYQGQLRRGAVIFNSRTGKKVKVPRLVRMHADDMEDVNEIGPGEICAMFGVECSSGDTFTDGSTSLSMSAMFVPDPVISLSLTPEGKDASQNFSRALNRFQKEDPTFRVHVDSESGETIISGMGELHLEIYVERMRREYNVPCKTGKPRVAFRETIGESASFNYTHKKQTGGAGQFGRVIGRIEPMRPDEDTGKDTAFENNVVGGNIPSGYIPACEKGFNDALEKGALSGYPVCGVRFMLEDGAAHSVDSSELAFRLATASAFREAFRNAAPVILEPKMTVEIVAPVEFQGAVIGALNQRKGSIEDTEVREDEFTITAEVSLNDMFGYSSQLRGLTQGKGEFSMEYKKHEPVMPNVQVDMENDYRKSQQERK; from the coding sequence ATGGGCGCAGTGCATACGGTCCATCCTGCTatgttgcgccgcacaccaAAGTTGCCTTCTGCCGTGCTAAggcttggcgcacagtCTCTCTTTTTCACGTCAAGGCCTGCTCCGCGCTCCACGATCcctgcgcgtgcagtgAGGTGTGCTGTACAAACGCGCTTATATGCAACCGAAGCcaagagcgccgctggaaaCCGCACTGTAGAAGTGAGCGATGCAGATGTAAACCGCCTGCTTCATCAGCGCAATGTCGGCATTAGTGCTCATATCGACAGCGGCAAAACGACTTTGACGGAGCGCGTCTTGTACTACACTGGCCGGATTAAAGATATCCATGAAGTGCGAGGGCGCGACGAGGTGGGTGCCAAGATGGACAGTATGGATTTAGAGCGCGAAAAGGGCATTACAATCCAGTCTGCCGCTACATATTGCGACTGGAAAGCGACACCCCCCACCGAGACGAGCAACATGTCTGgcgacgcggcggcagACAAGGACTTGATTGCGATAAAGGAAGATTTTCACATCAATATTATCGACACTCCTGGCCACGTTGATTTTACCATTGAGGTTGAACGTGCGCTACGTGTCCTTGACGGTGCAATTCTGGTGCTCTGTGCAGTCTCCGGCGTGCAATCGCAAACAATCACTGTGGATCGCCAAATGCGTCGCTACAGTGTGCCGCGTCTCAGCTTTGTGAACAAGATGGACCGTGCTGGTGCGAACCCATGGCGTGTTGTGGACCAGATTCGCCAGAAGTTGCGCATGCCCGCAGCATCGGTGCAAGTGCCGATCGGCGCAGAGGACAACTTTGCAGGGGTCATCGACCTTGTACGCTGGAAAGCGGTGTACAATGAGGGCGTAAAAGGAAACGTTGTTTGTGAGACGGACGAAATTCCCGCTGacttgctcgcgcttgcgaaaGAGAAGCGCACGGAGCTGATTGAACAGCTTTCCGACGCTGACGACGAGATGGCCGAGATCTTTATCGAAGAGCGCGAACCGACAATCGAAgagctcgccaaggcgATCCGTCGTGCGACTATTGCGTGCCGCTTTTCCCCTGTTTTCCTTGGCACGGCGATCAAAAATAAGGGCGTACAGGCGATGCTGGATGGTGCGTGTGCTTACCTGCCGAACCCCATGGAAAGACCTGCAATTGCAAACGACACGCAATTGGCAAAGAAGATTGCCCAGCAGGCTACCGAGGAGGGCAAAGAATCGAACGATGTGGTGAACAGCGCAAAACTGGGCTCCGAAGTTCAACTCGTTCCTGCCAGTGATGCGCCGTTGGTAGGCCTTGCATTCAAGCTGGAGGAGAGCCGCTTTGGTCAGTTGACATACATGCGCCTTTACCAAGGTCAACTTCGTCGCGGTGCTGTGATTTTCAACTCACGCACTGGAAAAAAAGTCAAGGTGCCGCGTCTtgtgcgcatgcacgcagACGATATGGAAGACGTTAACGAGATTGGGCCCGGTGAAATTTGCGCCATGTTTGGCGTTGAGTGTTCTTCCGGCGATACGTTCACCGACGGAAGCACTTCACTGTCCATGTCGGCCATGTTTGTACCAGACCCTGTCATCTCTCTTTCGCTCACGCCAGAGGGCAAAGATGCCAGCCAAAacttttcgcgcgcgctgaatCGCTTCCAGAAGGAGGACCCGACTTTCCGCGTTCATGTGGACTCTGAATCGGGCGAAACCATTATTTCGGGCATGGGCGAGCTGCATCTCGAAATATACGttgagcgcatgcgccgcgagtACAATGTGCCTTGCAAGACCGGCAAGCCGCGTGTTGCTTTTCGCGAGACGATTGGTGAGTCAGCCAGTTTCAACTATACACACAAGAAGCAGACGGGTGGTGCTGGCCAGTTTGGTCGTGTCATTGGCCGTATTGAGCCGATGCGCCCCGACGAGGACACGGGAAAGGACACGGCGTTTGAAAACAATGTCGTCGGTGGTAACATTCCCTCGGGCTACATTCCTGCTTGTGAAAAAGGCTTTAATGATGCGCTGGAGAAAGGCGCACTATCGGGATACCCAGTCTGCGGTGTCCGTTTCATGCTTGAggacggcgcagcgcacagtGTAGATTCCTCCGAGCTGGCGTTTCGTCTCGCAACTGCTTCGGCATTCCGAGAGGCGTTTAGAAATGCGGCGCCTGTGATTCTTGAACCTAAAATGACTGTTGAAATCGTCGCGCCTGTCGAGTTTCAAGGAGCGGTTATTGGCGCTTTGAACCAGCGCAAGGGCAGCATTGAGGATACGGAAGTACGCGAAGATGAGTTTACAATCACTGCGGAAGTAAGCTTGAATGATATGTTTGGCTACTCGAGTCAACTGCGTGGATTGACGCAGGGGAAGGGTGAATTCTCTATGGAGTACAAAAAGCACGAGCCTGTTATGCCCAATGTCCAAGTGGACATGGAGAATGATTACCGCAAGAGCCAACAGGAGCGGAAATAA
- a CDS encoding phospholipase A2 (EggNog:ENOG503NU1G; COG:I) produces the protein MFAARPLTSRLETSETRLWYENTEENQSTARDGRMQSLLSAAPDAETGPNARTSAPDNHTGHEAAVVQGEHAPVDESEHGPKPWWLETRLPFLFPPSQFPLNLPPPMALTPLPTLQRWKWRLNDLSQLRAHVEYDMHDKVTYPELEWDAKVRCSAQLHPEEQSFIAKRLRHISSEGTDALATFLRLPQGTYVHPDDVPRIAIGGSGGGYRAIYGFAGFIKEAESTGLWPCATWVSGVSGSCWTVAAYYNIAKCSSDVLISHLMAMANEETHPMSLHAMNRIARSANGIYYLLGPIMRKARNRPASCRIMDFYATLIHSYQFLPRPLALLGTKFSYNGPHARQDTERNAPYEPFEGLSRETFQWSKTWKRAGLDEGKQPMPIITGVRRVWRPRPKKLREVVPKQSPLPTKSAEDAKEEDPIIDVPKIKEISPYGSGYDWYEISPLEFGSRSIGAWIPTWAYGRRFENGSSTQRLPETNLSMIMGQCTGAPAGPISAYIATMLASIPQGTAMSAILGWVNSFVQLKQWEKRWGNPIRAADEPNPFYGYGMDNVVVDMPPHEEDKGPGFVTEASVQERPPSIVDQPYATPLLTREDQPSANIPDAVSGTSNSISAAPVSTQPAGLAEHDTRYLDTFVSKLPHLEMPTLPRFQRRRSNSSIDSNLSDMDPNTFMAPMDERAEAPEHRNDANDDERPQDAQKQHSWNWEHSRRLRLMDSGLSNNLPNHILSCEERKPDVLISFDTSSDIKLGEAKKRLFEFAAECNFEMEMNKDTVADLLQASKAAAHYKNEQSDTAEDWAQESERVRSVFEPQTAQRFGLWRAKNGPKEGRDPDVELVYCPLFPNAVQPGFDPTSTTWSTSYNLIWTADQVCALLRTAAANVEDNSKGIHTIRAAVRDAYERRRAARLAREALGAEP, from the coding sequence ATGtttgcagctcgtccgCTTACTTCGCGTCTCGAAACGAGTGAAACTCGCCTGTGGTACGAAAACACCGAGGAAAACCAAAGTACAGCGCGAGACGGTCGTATGCAGTCGCTGCTTTCTGCCGCGCCTGACGCAGAGACTGGgccaaatgcgcgcacatCTGCTCCAGATAATCACACTGGGCATGAAGCAGCCGTGGTCCAGGGggagcatgcgccggtCGACGAGAGCGAACATGGGCCCAAACCATGGTGGCTCGAGACTCGCTTGCCATTCCTCTTTCCACCCTCGCAGTTCCCTTTGAATTTACCGCCGCCCATGGCTCTGACGCCGCTTCCTAcgttgcagcgctggaaatGGCGCTTGAATGATTTGTCACAGCTTCGTGCACATGTGGAGTATGACATGCACGATAAAGTGACCTACCCGGAGCTCGAATGGGACGCCAAAGTACGGTGCTctgcgcagctgcatccGGAAGAACAGTCATTTATTGCAAAGCGACTGCGGCACATCTCTTCCGAGGGCACAGACGCGCTCGCAACCTTTTTGCGGCTTCCCCAAGGCACCTACGTCCATCCCGACGACGTTCCACGCATCGCAATTGGTGGCTCCGGTGGTGGATACCGCGCGATCTACGGCTTCGCTGGATTTATAAAGGAGGCGGAGAGTACGGGGCTGTGGCCTTGTGCGACATGGGTGTCGGGCGTCAgcggcagctgctggacagTTGCCGCATACTACAACATTGCCAAGTGTTCCTCCGACGTGCTGATCTCGCATTTGATGGCTATGGCAAATGAGGAGACACACCCCATGAGCTTGCATGCAATGAATCGtattgcgcgcagcgccaacgGTATCTATTACTTACTGGGACCTATTATGCGCAAAGCGAGGAACCGACCCGCTTCCTGTCGCATTATGGACTTTTACGCAACACTCATTCATTCATACCAGTTCCTTCCGCGCCCCTTGGCTTTATTGGGCACCAAGTTCTCGTACAATGGCCCGCATGCGCGACAAGACACTGAGCGCAACGCGCCGTATGAACCTTTTGAAGGCCTCTCGAGGGAAACTTTCCAATGGTCCAAGACATGGAAAAGAGCGGGTCTCGACGAGGGTAAACAACCAATGCCCATCATTACCGGAGTTCGTCGTGTTTGGCGCCCCCGCCCcaagaagctgcgcgaggtcGTGCCAAAGCAGTCGCCGCTCCCTACCAAATCCGCAGAAGATGCCAAAGAGGAGGACCCAATCATTGATGTGCCGAAAATCAAGGAGATCTCACCGTATGGAAGTGGTTATGATTGGTACGAAATCTCGCCCTTGGAGTTTGGTTCGCGCAGTATTGGTGCATGGATCCCGACTTGGGCGTATGGCCGCCGTTTTGAGAATGGAAGCTCAACGCAGCGACTGCCAGAGACAAACTTGTCCATGATTATGGGGCAGTGCACCGGCGCACCTGCTGGCCCAATTTCTGCCTACATTGCGACCATGCTTGCATCAATACCGCAAGGAACGGCGATGTCTGCCATCCTCGGTTGGGTCAACAGTTTTGTACAGTTGAAGCAATGGGAGAAGCGCTGGGGTAATCCTATCCGCGCGGCAGATGAACCGAACCCATTCTATGGGTATGGCATGGACAATGTTGTGGTTGATATGCCCCCTCACGAAGAGGACAAAGGACCTGGCTTTGTCACAGAGGCGAGTGTCCAGGAACGGCCCCCAAGCATCGTTGATCAGCCGTATGCAACTCCATTGTTGACCAGAGAGGACCAACCCTCTGCAAATATACCCGACGCTGTTTCTGGCACAAGCAACTCTATTTCAGCCGCGCCTGTCTCCACACAGCCAGCTGGactcgccgagcacgaTACTAGGTATCTGGACACATTTGTGTCAAAATTACCGCATCTTGAAATGCCTACACTTCCCCGgttccagcggcggcgcagcaacTCCTCCATCGATTCAAACTTGTCCGACATGGATCCCAACACCTTTATGGCGCcgatggacgagcgcgcagaagcgccTGAGCATCGCAACGATGCCAATGATGATGAGCGCCCCCAGGACGCCCAAAAACAGCACTCGTGGAACTGGGAGCATTCGCGCAGGCTCCGACTTATGGACAGTGGCCTTTCGAACAACTTGCCCAACCATATTTTAAGCTGTGAGGAACGCAAACCCGACGTGCTCATCTCTTTTGACACTTCTTCGGATATCAAACTGGGCGAGGCGAAGAAGCGACTGTTTGAGTTTGCTGCAGAATGCAATTTCGAAATGGAGATGAATAAGGACACCGTTGCGGATTTGCTGCAAGCTTCGAaagccgcagcgcactACAAGAATGAACAGTCGGACACTGCGGAAGATTGGGCGCAAGAGTCCGAACGCGTTCGCTCCGTCTTTGAGCCGCAAACTGCACAGCGATTTGGGCtatggcgcgcaaagaatGGGCCCAAAGAAGGCCGAGATCCAGACGTCGAGCTTGTCTACTGCCCACTCTTCCCAAATGCGGTCCAGCCGGGCTTTGACCCGACGTCCACCACGTGGAGCACATCGTATAATTTAATTTGGACTGCGGATCAAGTATGCGCACTTTTGCGCACAGCGGCAGCGAACGTGGAGGATAATAGCAAAGGAATTCACACCATCCGCGCTGCTGTTCGCGACGCGTACGAACGacgccgtgccgcgcgcctcgcgcgcgaagcgctgggcgccgAACCGTAG
- the SPT3 gene encoding Transcription initiation protein spt3 (COG:K; EggNog:ENOG503NXIN): MNEGVLARAASADAIEGASAYKYQQEIAQMVLIYNISSQQMFVSTEIENPDPQVTRLIEDIVRNQVIEMSRKLAARRTSKYLSPEDLLFLIRYDRAKVNRLRTYLSWKDVRKNAKDSGGEGGGGAPAGGEAGEGLEETVVDGPLRVNKRKMRLPWELSAIFSDYPRVSAGLAGNAEDAEEEDEDTIETNEDSLRRLKAADDTTRRMTRDEYVFYSECRQASFTFRKAKRFREFIHAGLYLDVKPSDDTIDILGFLAFEVVHELCTSAVRVKTEWEGKVRAVQTSAQRTSEHDGIRSEERAEDAQEESTCTLFSMPPRSEPPLEAWHIREAFAQLQHDRHLLETGRRTAGPSGGLRRTQVFVI; encoded by the exons ATGAACGAGGGTGTgttggcgcgtgcagcgtcaGCAGACGCGATCGAGGGCGCATCTGCGTACAAATACCAGCAGGAGATCGCACAAATGGTACTTATTTACAATATAAGCTCACAGCAGATGTTTGTCTCGACGGAGATTGAGAATCCGGATCCGCAAGTGACCCGGTTGATTGAAGATATCGTGCGGAACCAAGTGATTGAAATG TCGCGAAAGCTTGCAGCCAGGCGCACGTCCAAATACCTTTCGCCTGAGGATTTACTCTTTTTGATCCGGTACGACCGGGCAAAGGTCAACCGTTTGCGCACCTATTTGAGCTGGAAGGATgtgcgcaagaatgcaAAAGACAGTGGTGGAGAAGGGGGTGGTGGTGCTCCTGCTGGTGGTGAAGCTGGAGAAGGCCTGGAAGAAACAGTGGTTGATGGGCCACTACGTGTCAACAAACGCAAAATGCGTTTGCCGTGGGAGCTTTCTGCGATATTTAGCGATTATCCACGTGTGTCCGCTGGGCTGGCAGGTAATGCGGAAGACGCggaagaggaggacgaggatACGATTGAGACAAACGAGGATAGTCTTCGAAGGCTAAAAGCAGCCGATGACACAACCAGACGCATGACCAGAGACGAGTATGTATTCTATTCCGAATGTCGCCAGGCTTCATTCACATTCCGCAAAGCCAAGCGCTTCCGTGAATTTATCCATGCGGGCTTGTACTTGGACGTGAAGCCCAGCGATGATACGATCGATATTCTCGGCTTCCTTGCGTTTGAAGTCGTCCATGAACTatgcacaagcgcggtGCGAGTCAAGACTGAATGGGAAGGAAAAGTACGTGCTGTACAAACGTCTGCCCAGCGTACATCTGAGCATGACGGGATCCGGAGCGAAGAGAGAGCAGAGGATGCACAAGAAGAGTCCACCTGTACTCTTTTCAGTATGCCGCCGCGATCCGAGCCGCCATTGGAGGCCTGGCATATTCGCGAAGCATTCGCACAGCTGCAACATGACCGCCATCTCTTAGAGACAGGCCGCAGAACTGCAGGACCGAGCGGGGGATTGCGTCGTACACAGGTATTTGTTATATAG
- a CDS encoding uncharacterized protein (EggNog:ENOG503Q553; COG:J), translated as MFRNVLQRDAWASRLYPKFLSPKGVRAYSTPSNATGADLTKPASGAVSLDDFVPPVEAMKPTHGVHVATLQLKSYNAKMFDLDFFADFAVRAANAFKVPSGGIASLPIRTSLWTVPRGPFVHKKSQENFWRRTHRRSIKLYDASDATVDRLLQYLRMHEMPGVASKVSLFRRYPLGIMKQIENTDATKTQSEQSVREMADEILRLYEVENS; from the coding sequence ATGTTCCGCAAcgtcctgcagcgcgatgcgtgGGCTTCGCGCTTATACCCAAAGTTTCTGAGCCCAAaaggcgtgcgtgcatacAGTACTCCGTCAAATGCCACCGGAGCCGATCTAACAAAGCCTGCTTCCGGTGCAGTTTCGTTGGACGACTTTGTTCCGCCGGTAGAGGCAATGAAGCCTACACATGGTGTGCATGTTGCAACGCTCCAGCTGAAATCGTATAATGCCAAAATGTTTGACCTCGATTTTTTTGCAGACtttgctgtgcgcgcggcaaacgctTTCAAGGTTCCCTCGGGCGGCATAGCTTCGCTACCTATACGTACTTCGCTTTGGACGGTGCCGAGGGGCCCATTTGTGCACAAAAAGTCACAGGAGAACTTTTGGCGCCGGACACACCGGAGAAGCATAAAACTGTACGACGCGAGCGATGCGACAGTGGACCGTCTCCTTCAGTATCTCCGCATGCATGAAATGCCGGGCGTGGCATCCAAAGTGTCTCTCTTTCGCCGCTACCCTCTCGGAATTATGAAACAGATCGAAAATACAGATGCTACCAAGACGCAGAGCGAGCAatccgtgcgcgagatggcGGATGAAATTTTGCGCTTGTACGAAGTAGAAAATTCGTAA
- a CDS encoding uncharacterized protein (EggNog:ENOG503NZND; TransMembrane:10 (i127-148o160-183i195-213o219-242i286-305o325-345i361-382o402-418i439-456o468-490i); COG:S) has translation MHSPEHFRGEGEKIKHVKEFGKVDGIVHVEDEFRPKFLQEPRIHQFIRDGTLHRSPSERPIDPFELFLDLVLVGVVHQFADTAAEEGIASGRKLVRFILSFTGAWSLWSDYSHYVNMSGLDDFPQRVYTFCTMAILIGFSANCTGIPLTQEEFDDHIGKGSLRGALGFFLVGKCIKFILHMYYGLRLRSFLLDQWFRAFRLLIFAALCLGAMFSPKLYISAILYGVGYLTDVFQPLVITALVRIFNYGRSLRTVTIADDSQGITDPSVRLPAFAVYNIEHFSERHAAFYTIVLGESIASLLYVIHDTEGTARNSVPPDARVGINATYGRAFMVLLTTFLLGWLYFTRDWGASKIHPVRRHWFTFFIYVNVHWPLCAALNLASGAVTRMVKYSDIDGHSGLEWYWGGGIATAMVCLAVYDMSYKWDFMTTRRWMVWSVRIFFRLGIAAACAILPLAYGTLVDSLDDLQFVSIYACFMVFLVAEELIGKLVVLRESERLKREAAGKTRDQLVREPSQLESPEPGTPTL, from the coding sequence ATGCATAGTCCAGAACACTTTCGTGGTGAAGGAGAAAAGATTAAACATGTAAAAGAATTCGGGAAGGTTGACGGCATTGTGCATGTTGAAGACGAGTTCCGTCCCAAGTTCTTGCAGGAGCCCCGAATTCACCAATTTATTAGGGATGGTACGCTCCATCGCTCACCCAGCGAGCGGCCCATAGACCCATTCGAGCTGTTCCTCGATCTAGTGCTGGTCGGTGTGGTACATCAATTTGCTGATACAGCCGCAGAAGAAGGCATTGCATCGGGGCGTAAGCTCGTTCGCTTCATTCTCTCCTTCACAGGAGCATGGTCGCTCTGGAGTGACTACTCCCATTACGTAAATATGAGTGGACTTGACGACTTTCCCCAGCGTGTATACACTTTTTGCACTATGGCAATCCTCATTGGCTTCTCCGCGAATTGCACCGGTATCCCACTCACACAAGAAGAATTTGACGATCATATTGGCAAGGGTTCTCTTCGTGGCGCACTGGGCTTTTTCCTCGTTGGAAAATGCATCAAGTTTATTTTGCACATGTACTACGGTTTAAGGCTTCGAAGCTTTTTACTGGATCAGTGGTTCAGGGCTTTCCGCTTGCTGatttttgctgcgctttgtCTCGGTGCGATGTTTTCGCCCAAACTGTACATCTCCGCAATTTTGTACGGTGTTGGGTACTTGACGGATGTATTCCAGCCACTGGTAATCACGGCGCTAGTGCGCATTTTTAATTATGGAAGATCATTGCGAACAGTGACAATAGCGGATGATTCTCAAGGCATAACCGATCCAAGCGTCCGTCTGCCTGCTTTTGCTGTGTATAACATTGAACACTTTTCAGAGCGCCATGCGGCATTCTACACTATTGTTCTGGGCGAAAGTATCGCAAGTCTCTTGTACGTTATTCATGATACAGaaggcacggcgcgcaattCTGTGCCGccagacgcgcgcgtcggtATCAATGCTACGTATGGACGTGCCTTTATGGTGCTCTTGACTACCTTTTTGCTGGGCTGGCTGTACTTTACGCGAGATTGGGGAGCATCTAAAATTCATCCAGTCCGGCGCCACTGGTTCACGTTTTTCATTTATGTGAATGTTCATTGGCctctgtgcgctgcgttgAACCTTGCTTCCGGCGCTGTGACGAGAATGGTCAAGTACAGTGACATTGACGGGCACAGTGGTCTGGAATGGTACTGGGGTGGCGGCATTGCCACGGCAATGGTTTGCCTGGCTGTGTACGACATGTCTTACAAATGGGATTTCATGACAACACGCCGCTGGATGGTCTGGTCTGTGCGAATCTTTTTCCGCCTGGGCATTGCTGCTGCCTGTGCAATTCTTCCTCTAGCATACGGTACTTTGGTGGACTCACTGGACGACTTGCAATTTGTCTCCATTTATGCTTGCTTTATGGTGTTTTTGGTAGCCGAAGAGCTCATTGGCAAACTTGTTGTGCTGCGAGAATCAGAGCGCCTTAAAAGGGAAGCAGCGGGAAAAACGAGAGACCAGCTCGTTCGGGAGCCTTCCCAACTTGAAAGTCCCGAACCCGGGACACCAACCCTTTGA